From the Bacteroidales bacterium genome, one window contains:
- a CDS encoding phenylalanine--tRNA ligase subunit beta, with protein sequence MNISYNWLKNYIKLSETPEALAEILTSIGLEVESIEEIESIKGGLKGLIIGKVLECKKHTNSDHLSLTKVDIGNSNILPIVCGAPNIAAGQKVVVATIGTKLYDDDKEFEIKKAKIRGEESMGMICSEREIGIGSSHAGILVLPDDAVVGTPAAQYYNLTSDYVFSIGLTPNRPDAMSHVGVARDLSAYFSIREKRDYSFPDVSDFNIDRTTNPTTVTIEDNDGCFRYAGLTIENITITESPKWLKEKLTAIGLNPINNVVDITNFVMYELGQPLHSFDLDYIKGNKVIIKTLPQGAKFTTLDETERTLNANDLMICNAEEGMCMAGVFGGLKSGITEKTTSVFLESAWFNPVRIRKTARFHGISTDASFRYERGTDPNIVVVALKRAASLIKELAGGQITSNIIDVYPKPAENFVVNFNLNKFNAFAGKDIPADTVKTILKSLEIDVEEINDINYKLSVPPYRVDVQREADITEEILRIYGFNNIEMQEKTISSMVQSPKPNPEALQDKISDMLAASGFYEMMNNSITKSSYFEQFNKSEESKLVRIINPLSSDLNCMRQSLLFGALETLRFNSNRQHPNMKFFEFGKTYFRDNQESAQSLKSFSEVYRLALITTGNQSEQNWNVAETRTSFFDLKAIVENIFIRMGINDLNSIQLSSVENDMCSEGLKFVCRKKEVGEIWILNKKLNKLFDIPTTIYYAELDWELLLKIYKQNKIEFREISKYPAVRRDLALLINKNITFDKLKDIATKTEKELLKNVGLFDVYEGDKIAEGYKSYALSFILQDETKTLKDEQIDNTMQKLINAFEREVGAKLR encoded by the coding sequence ATGAACATATCTTACAATTGGCTAAAAAATTACATTAAACTTTCAGAAACCCCTGAAGCTTTAGCAGAAATATTAACCTCGATAGGGCTTGAAGTTGAGAGCATTGAAGAGATAGAATCAATCAAAGGCGGATTGAAAGGATTGATTATAGGAAAGGTTTTAGAATGTAAAAAACACACCAACTCTGATCATCTGAGCCTTACAAAAGTTGATATTGGTAACTCAAATATTTTGCCAATTGTTTGTGGCGCACCTAATATTGCTGCAGGTCAAAAGGTTGTTGTGGCAACAATTGGAACAAAGCTATATGATGATGATAAAGAATTTGAGATAAAAAAAGCTAAAATCAGAGGCGAAGAATCAATGGGAATGATATGCTCCGAAAGAGAGATAGGTATTGGTTCATCACACGCAGGAATATTAGTTTTGCCAGATGATGCCGTTGTCGGAACACCCGCAGCACAGTATTACAATCTTACAAGCGATTACGTATTCTCAATAGGATTAACGCCAAACCGCCCCGATGCTATGTCGCACGTGGGTGTAGCGCGCGATTTGTCAGCATATTTTAGCATTCGCGAAAAACGTGATTACAGTTTTCCAGATGTTTCTGACTTTAATATCGATCGAACCACAAATCCCACAACCGTTACAATTGAAGATAATGATGGTTGTTTTAGATATGCAGGATTGACAATCGAAAATATAACAATTACAGAATCACCAAAATGGCTTAAAGAAAAGCTAACTGCAATAGGATTAAACCCAATAAATAATGTTGTTGATATCACCAATTTTGTTATGTACGAACTAGGGCAACCATTGCACTCTTTCGACTTAGATTATATTAAAGGCAATAAAGTAATAATCAAAACATTACCACAAGGCGCAAAGTTTACAACTTTAGACGAAACGGAACGCACCTTAAACGCCAACGATCTTATGATTTGCAATGCCGAAGAGGGAATGTGTATGGCAGGTGTTTTCGGAGGTTTAAAAAGCGGTATTACCGAAAAAACAACGAGCGTTTTCTTAGAAAGCGCATGGTTTAATCCAGTAAGAATACGTAAAACAGCACGTTTTCATGGCATTTCAACCGATGCATCGTTTCGATATGAACGTGGCACCGACCCAAATATAGTTGTTGTTGCACTGAAAAGGGCTGCCAGCTTAATCAAAGAACTTGCGGGCGGACAAATTACATCGAACATAATAGATGTTTACCCAAAACCAGCTGAGAACTTTGTTGTCAACTTCAATCTTAACAAATTTAACGCTTTTGCAGGGAAAGATATTCCTGCCGATACTGTTAAAACCATCCTAAAATCATTAGAAATAGATGTTGAAGAAATAAACGACATCAACTACAAGCTTTCAGTACCTCCTTATCGTGTTGACGTACAAAGAGAAGCCGATATAACCGAAGAGATCTTGCGAATATACGGCTTTAACAATATTGAAATGCAAGAAAAAACCATATCGTCGATGGTACAAAGCCCAAAGCCAAATCCTGAAGCATTGCAAGATAAAATCAGCGACATGTTGGCTGCATCTGGGTTTTATGAAATGATGAATAATTCAATAACAAAATCATCATATTTTGAACAATTCAATAAATCCGAAGAATCAAAACTTGTTAGGATAATAAATCCATTAAGCTCAGATTTAAACTGTATGCGACAATCGCTGCTTTTTGGAGCACTAGAAACATTGCGATTTAACAGTAACAGACAACATCCAAACATGAAGTTTTTCGAATTCGGAAAAACCTACTTCCGTGACAACCAAGAGAGTGCACAGTCATTAAAGTCTTTTTCAGAAGTATACAGATTGGCTTTGATTACAACCGGCAATCAAAGTGAGCAAAACTGGAATGTGGCCGAAACACGCACATCATTTTTTGATTTAAAAGCAATAGTCGAAAATATATTTATCAGAATGGGTATTAACGACTTAAACTCTATACAGCTATCATCAGTCGAGAACGATATGTGCAGTGAAGGATTAAAATTTGTGTGCAGAAAAAAAGAAGTTGGCGAAATATGGATTTTAAATAAAAAACTTAACAAACTATTCGATATCCCAACAACTATATATTATGCTGAATTAGACTGGGAACTTTTATTAAAAATATACAAACAAAACAAAATAGAGTTCCGTGAAATTTCAAAATATCCCGCTGTAAGACGCGATTTAGCACTATTGATAAACAAAAACATAACGTTTGATAAACTGAAAGATATAGCTACAAAAACCGAAAAAGAGTTGTTGAAAAACGTTGGACTGTTTGACGTTTACGAGGGCGACAAAATAGCCGAAGGGTATAAGTCGTATGCACTTAGTTTTATCCTGCAAGATGAAACAAAAACATTGAAAGACGAGCAAATTGACAATACCATGCAAAAACTAATAAATGCTTTTGAACGCGAGGTAGGAGCAAAACTCAGATAA
- a CDS encoding Omp28-related outer membrane protein, whose translation MKKFIVALLALIPFVISAQTIVSTSPQNKNVILEQYTGINCGFCPQGTTIANQIYNANPTRVVIIAIHAGNYSNPSAGQPDFRTPFGTALVNQSLLSGFPAGSINRHVFPDYSMTPPNGTAMGRGYWASAANQIMGESSYVNVGATAEIDLLSREITVYVEAYYTGNSPVSTNKINIVLLQDKTYGFQANGGSNYEHNNRLIHMITGQWGADITQTSAGSLYSNTFTYTIPEHLNQIPILLENLRIAAFVAEGQQEIISGLQVKPTIVNVPDVEYLIVGHSIHSDVWEGKIAPAFSVKSYGNSVTSLDIEYKVNNEQTHSYTWNGNPQFLETFEIVLPEITFDAQQTNTLTINILNEDFSPENNSLNLTLNLAPTAPINDIKVVVKPDQYGSETTWNIKNETGTIIAQGGPYSSTSVVTHELFIDDGNYTIYVFDSYGDGITGGYVRVKYGDELILDIPGSTIGSSISKKIIVSSIIEIDFNPYDGSTSAPANGPFKIFPNVQMYTPEGDVINEDNVYFAVELNKDTNEGQIIPYTATVDGNHTISIVPDYTLNDGTVVCLSLNAKTVEGYSIKRTVHFTVGPVGIYENGYSNISIYPNPAKESFTISGVNFGEVSVYSLNGQMVLIKKINPSNNIIPTGDMQGVYIVKIQTNDKSIIKQLIVIE comes from the coding sequence ATGAAAAAATTTATTGTCGCACTTCTTGCGCTAATACCATTTGTAATTAGCGCACAAACAATTGTTAGCACCTCTCCACAAAACAAAAATGTGATTTTAGAGCAATACACAGGTATCAATTGCGGCTTTTGCCCTCAAGGCACCACAATTGCAAATCAGATCTATAATGCTAATCCGACCAGGGTTGTTATTATTGCTATTCATGCTGGTAATTACTCAAACCCAAGTGCAGGTCAACCTGATTTTAGGACGCCTTTTGGTACAGCATTGGTTAACCAATCTCTTCTTTCAGGGTTTCCTGCAGGGAGCATAAATCGTCATGTTTTCCCTGATTACTCTATGACACCCCCAAATGGAACTGCTATGGGTAGAGGTTATTGGGCAAGTGCTGCAAATCAAATTATGGGCGAATCTTCGTATGTAAATGTTGGAGCAACAGCCGAAATAGACCTGTTGTCCAGAGAAATTACAGTTTATGTTGAAGCTTATTATACTGGTAACAGTCCTGTTTCAACAAATAAAATTAATATTGTTCTTTTACAAGACAAAACATACGGATTTCAGGCAAATGGCGGTAGCAATTATGAGCATAATAACCGCTTAATTCATATGATTACAGGACAATGGGGAGCAGACATTACCCAAACTTCTGCTGGCTCTCTATATTCAAACACATTTACATACACTATTCCCGAACACTTAAACCAAATCCCCATTTTATTGGAGAATTTAAGGATTGCTGCTTTTGTTGCAGAAGGACAACAAGAGATAATTTCAGGTTTGCAAGTTAAACCTACTATTGTTAACGTGCCAGACGTTGAATATCTAATAGTTGGACACTCTATCCATTCAGATGTTTGGGAAGGAAAAATTGCACCTGCATTTTCAGTAAAAAGCTATGGAAATAGTGTAACATCATTAGATATCGAATACAAAGTAAATAATGAGCAGACTCATAGCTACACTTGGAACGGAAACCCTCAATTTCTAGAAACATTCGAAATAGTGTTGCCTGAAATTACTTTTGATGCTCAGCAAACCAACACACTGACAATTAATATTCTGAACGAAGACTTTTCTCCCGAGAATAACAGTTTAAATTTAACTTTAAACCTAGCTCCTACTGCTCCTATAAATGATATAAAAGTAGTGGTAAAACCTGATCAATATGGCTCAGAAACCACTTGGAATATAAAAAATGAAACAGGCACAATTATAGCCCAAGGAGGTCCTTACTCAAGCACTTCAGTGGTAACTCACGAATTATTCATAGATGATGGTAATTACACTATCTACGTATTTGACAGTTACGGAGATGGAATCACTGGTGGATACGTAAGGGTTAAATATGGAGATGAACTTATTTTAGATATTCCGGGTTCAACAATAGGCTCAAGCATATCAAAAAAAATCATAGTAAGTAGTATTATTGAGATTGATTTTAATCCGTATGATGGCTCTACTAGTGCTCCCGCTAATGGTCCTTTCAAAATCTTCCCAAATGTTCAAATGTATACGCCTGAAGGAGACGTTATTAACGAAGACAATGTATATTTTGCAGTTGAATTAAACAAAGACACAAATGAAGGTCAAATTATACCATACACCGCAACTGTTGATGGAAATCATACAATTAGCATTGTTCCTGACTATACTTTGAACGATGGTACGGTTGTATGTTTGTCACTTAATGCCAAAACAGTTGAAGGATATAGTATAAAACGTACTGTTCATTTCACAGTCGGTCCTGTAGGAATATATGAAAACGGCTATTCAAATATTTCAATATACCCTAATCCTGCAAAAGAATCATTTACAATTTCTGGAGTTAATTTTGGAGAGGTGTCAGTTTATTCATTAAACGGACAAATGGTTTTAATTAAGAAAATAAACCCATCTAATAATATTATCCCCACTGGTGACATGCAGGGAGTTTATATAGTAAAAATTCAAACAAACGATAAATCAATAATTAAACAATTAATAGTTATCGAATAG